Proteins encoded in a region of the Wenzhouxiangella sp. XN201 genome:
- a CDS encoding ligand-binding sensor domain-containing diguanylate cyclase — translation MFHASWLTSLLLISSLLAPTGARSDPGHEALHQLHQQTWTTRQGIPHNTINAIAQTPDGYLWFATWEGIARFNGHRFRIFERSPQTGLPDAGVLSLSLTPNGRLLAAGARGGISLTDGRNWTPFEPAPTMISHAVIDAHDELWLATQGAGVIRRPARPSGGEDQSYLPGDSSTHILPDDSGIWAATSRGLLHASGDSETLLGPESGLPAAPVLTLLRRKDDQLLVGTEQGLYMRNRGESEFRPVHEDLNDLAVSALLEDHGGALWIGTISTGLFRLQQGRIEHLGTEDGLPNNRVLAIFQDREDSIWVGTNGGLFRLRSAPFVTLTREQGLAGNYVRALLSHSDGSLWVGTSEGVSRLQGREIEPVVDRDGPIDLSILSLAESTGGDVLIGTHSDGMLHWRDGQIIARHDRSTGMPSNDIRYIQVDSRKRIWVATASGLARIEDGDISVFRPEDGLPGDFVIAVHEDRQGRIWVGTGFGLARLQGDRFEPISLRHLDEAMYVYGIHEDREAPLLWLATDRGLIRYHPDTGRADLIGRDAGIPVDKLFHVVDDRQGGFWLTSNRGIVRVRKDQAIAVAEGERKTVDLELYTEGDGMISAQANGGAGPAAVWHDDQVRIATAVGLASVDPLHLTRYEETILPVSIEQFEADGRPIELMPPIELPPGTNRIAIQFAGLGFIMPQRIRYRTRLEGFDDDWVSRGSQSVAEYTNLGPGEYVFHVSAAYPYGDWNGSETSIRFTIAPLPWQRAWFWVVATIGLIGAILLMTRWRLHRLEQRAAELRRQVEEKTRELKRQAENFERQARIDQLTGLANRRAFDEWLAAEFERSKTRGEILSLVVMDLDHFKRVNDDYSHLVGDLVMKKVADVLREHIRTGDQAARWGGEEFTLTFHATDARAAAHISERIRRSLESTNFDPIAPGLSITASFGISDSTAANNYESLLRQADHALYQAKAEGRNRVIIHITDIKK, via the coding sequence ATGTTTCACGCGAGCTGGCTGACATCGCTGCTCCTGATTTCGTCGCTGCTGGCGCCGACGGGCGCGCGTAGCGATCCCGGCCACGAAGCGCTGCACCAGCTGCATCAGCAGACCTGGACGACGCGGCAGGGGATTCCCCACAACACCATCAACGCCATCGCCCAGACGCCCGACGGCTACCTCTGGTTCGCCACCTGGGAAGGGATTGCCCGTTTCAACGGTCACCGGTTTCGGATTTTCGAACGCAGTCCCCAGACAGGCCTCCCCGATGCCGGCGTTCTGTCCCTGTCGCTCACGCCGAATGGGCGTTTGCTGGCAGCCGGTGCCCGCGGCGGCATCAGTCTGACCGATGGTCGCAACTGGACGCCGTTCGAGCCGGCCCCCACCATGATCTCGCATGCCGTGATTGACGCGCACGACGAGCTCTGGCTGGCCACCCAGGGTGCAGGAGTGATCCGACGGCCGGCCAGGCCGTCGGGCGGCGAAGACCAGTCGTATCTGCCAGGTGACTCGTCAACACACATCCTGCCGGACGATTCCGGCATCTGGGCTGCCACATCCCGAGGACTGCTGCATGCATCCGGAGACAGCGAAACACTCCTTGGACCCGAGTCCGGGCTGCCCGCTGCGCCGGTACTCACCCTCCTGCGCCGCAAGGATGACCAACTGCTGGTCGGTACAGAACAAGGTCTCTACATGCGCAACCGCGGGGAGTCAGAGTTTCGCCCGGTGCATGAAGACCTGAATGATCTGGCGGTCAGCGCGCTGCTCGAAGACCATGGCGGAGCGCTATGGATCGGCACGATCAGCACCGGACTGTTCCGCTTGCAGCAGGGCCGCATCGAGCACTTGGGTACCGAAGACGGTCTGCCCAACAACCGTGTCCTGGCGATCTTCCAGGACCGGGAGGACAGCATCTGGGTCGGCACCAACGGCGGCCTGTTTCGCTTGCGATCGGCGCCATTCGTGACACTCACGCGCGAGCAGGGCCTGGCCGGCAACTACGTTCGCGCCCTGCTCTCCCATTCCGACGGCAGCCTCTGGGTCGGCACCAGCGAGGGTGTGAGCCGGCTTCAGGGGCGTGAGATCGAGCCGGTCGTGGACCGGGACGGACCCATCGACCTGTCGATTCTGAGCCTCGCCGAGTCCACCGGTGGCGATGTCCTGATCGGCACTCACTCCGACGGAATGCTGCACTGGCGTGACGGGCAGATCATCGCCCGTCATGATCGCAGCACGGGAATGCCCTCCAACGATATTCGCTACATCCAGGTCGACTCCAGGAAACGTATCTGGGTCGCAACGGCGAGCGGGCTGGCACGGATCGAGGACGGGGACATCAGCGTTTTCCGGCCCGAGGACGGCCTCCCGGGTGATTTTGTCATTGCCGTTCACGAAGACCGCCAGGGCCGGATCTGGGTCGGCACGGGATTCGGCCTGGCCCGATTGCAGGGCGATCGCTTTGAACCCATTTCACTGCGCCACCTCGACGAAGCGATGTACGTCTATGGCATTCACGAGGATCGTGAAGCACCCCTGCTATGGCTCGCCACGGACCGTGGACTGATTCGCTATCACCCGGATACCGGGCGGGCCGACCTCATCGGGCGTGATGCCGGTATTCCTGTCGACAAGCTCTTTCACGTCGTCGACGATCGTCAGGGCGGCTTCTGGCTGACCAGTAATCGCGGCATTGTGCGCGTTCGCAAGGATCAGGCAATTGCCGTGGCCGAGGGCGAGCGCAAGACCGTCGACCTGGAACTCTACACCGAGGGTGACGGCATGATCAGTGCGCAGGCCAACGGCGGCGCTGGACCGGCCGCGGTCTGGCATGACGATCAGGTGAGGATCGCCACCGCCGTCGGCCTGGCCAGCGTCGACCCCTTGCACCTCACGCGCTATGAGGAAACGATCCTCCCCGTCAGCATCGAACAGTTCGAGGCCGATGGGCGGCCGATCGAGTTGATGCCACCCATCGAACTGCCGCCGGGCACAAACCGCATCGCCATTCAGTTTGCCGGGCTGGGCTTCATCATGCCGCAGCGCATCCGTTACCGGACGCGGCTTGAGGGATTCGATGACGACTGGGTGTCACGCGGCTCCCAGAGTGTGGCCGAATACACCAACCTCGGTCCGGGGGAATACGTCTTCCACGTTTCAGCTGCCTACCCCTACGGCGACTGGAACGGGTCGGAAACCAGCATCCGGTTCACGATCGCACCATTACCCTGGCAACGCGCCTGGTTCTGGGTCGTGGCCACGATTGGCCTGATTGGCGCAATCCTGCTGATGACACGCTGGCGCCTTCATCGTCTTGAACAGCGCGCCGCCGAGCTGCGCAGGCAGGTCGAGGAGAAGACGCGTGAGCTCAAGCGCCAGGCCGAAAATTTCGAGCGTCAGGCCCGGATCGACCAGCTGACCGGGCTGGCCAATCGTCGTGCCTTCGACGAATGGTTGGCGGCTGAGTTCGAGCGCAGCAAAACCCGGGGCGAAATCCTCAGCCTGGTCGTGATGGACCTCGATCACTTCAAGCGCGTCAACGACGATTATTCCCACCTGGTCGGCGACCTGGTCATGAAGAAAGTTGCCGATGTGCTGCGCGAACATATCCGTACCGGCGATCAGGCTGCCCGCTGGGGTGGCGAGGAATTCACCCTGACCTTTCATGCCACGGACGCAAGAGCGGCAGCGCACATCAGCGAACGGATCCGACGCTCGCTCGAATCCACGAATTTCGATCCCATCGCACCGGGTCTGAGCATCACGGCCAGCTTCGGCATTTCCGATTCGACTGCAGCCAACAACTATGAGTCCCTGCTGCGCCAGGCTGACCATGCGCTATATCAGGCCAAGGCTGAAGGCAGAAACAGGGTAATCATTCACATTACAGACATCAAAAAGTGA
- a CDS encoding diguanylate cyclase, giving the protein MKRNTSPSSGTASKLIGLGALTLIISLLLWSAIDEWRFSNDRIGVYVSETDAGIVIDAVEPNLPADRAGLQAGDRLLTVEGQAVASLDQFDELFERYHEPGRALSARVDRDGRDIEITLTPGVPMNFGGLLAQLVLVAAYLGLAALAARYRHADMRARLLTIFVTLVAVEMALPEGQSFSGTTRAVILLFWLLGTGIQLSLELHLVSLIPRRLPLLHRHRWIVPAYYLVGIGAGFGLAALAVQEWFFSSGEAETSLLGIAESIVLVSWAVSVAAILGWQVWRAPAGRETNQALLVLTGLLPWAIYILVSTIWPGWLLLDSPLTQLVEDIVLLIFPASVFLAIFRYGLFDADSLVRRGLVYGTVALLVMILLYALLTMALPWFESLLGPDASHWIVTGIALLIGILFRPIRHGIERLVERGLYPKRRALRHRLIRAAASLSVHSELDALIQQLAANTRESLNLKWAAVVVVDSTGQALHSTFSDGIDGEAREHLVDLLDLRSGAFAQLEHLRRPLTVNRLHRRDPAAAEALSDAGAEVLVPLFFQRRMIGILCLGNKQNGELFRREEIELLDLFSHQVATSLENLRLFQDATYEELTGLLRREAVLRQLEAEAARAVRKSTPLSVFMIDLDHFKAVNDAHGHLFGDRILARVAEAMRERIRAVDALGRYGGEEFLLVLPETDLDGALKLGEELRQAVADLKFEPADGSATVRVTISIGVASAGAGQQDALRLAADLLGRADAAVFRAKTGGRDRVVHHEAD; this is encoded by the coding sequence GTGAAAAGGAATACGAGTCCAAGCTCGGGTACCGCCTCGAAGCTGATCGGGCTCGGTGCTCTGACCCTGATCATCTCCCTGCTGCTGTGGTCGGCCATCGACGAGTGGCGATTCAGCAACGATCGAATCGGGGTCTATGTCAGCGAGACCGACGCCGGCATCGTGATCGACGCCGTCGAACCCAACTTGCCGGCTGATCGGGCTGGTCTGCAAGCGGGTGATCGGTTGCTCACCGTGGAAGGTCAGGCAGTCGCCAGCCTGGATCAATTCGACGAATTGTTCGAGCGGTACCACGAACCCGGCCGGGCCCTTTCAGCGCGTGTCGACAGGGACGGTCGGGACATCGAAATCACGCTGACCCCGGGTGTCCCGATGAACTTCGGCGGGCTGCTTGCGCAACTGGTCCTGGTTGCCGCCTACCTCGGACTGGCCGCCCTGGCCGCCCGCTACCGCCACGCGGATATGCGCGCACGCCTGTTGACGATCTTCGTCACGCTGGTGGCGGTTGAAATGGCCCTGCCGGAAGGTCAATCCTTCAGCGGGACGACCCGGGCCGTGATCCTGCTGTTCTGGCTGTTGGGCACGGGCATCCAGCTCAGCCTCGAACTGCATCTGGTCAGCCTGATACCTCGCCGCCTGCCGCTGCTGCATAGACACCGCTGGATCGTTCCGGCCTACTACCTTGTCGGCATCGGTGCCGGTTTCGGACTGGCGGCTCTGGCCGTACAGGAGTGGTTTTTCAGCTCCGGGGAGGCCGAAACCTCGCTGCTGGGAATCGCCGAAAGTATCGTGCTGGTGAGCTGGGCGGTTTCGGTCGCGGCCATTCTCGGCTGGCAGGTCTGGCGCGCACCAGCCGGCCGGGAAACCAATCAGGCCTTGCTGGTCCTGACGGGTCTGCTGCCCTGGGCCATTTACATACTGGTATCGACGATCTGGCCGGGCTGGCTGCTGCTCGATTCGCCCCTGACCCAGCTGGTCGAGGACATCGTCCTGCTGATCTTCCCCGCCAGTGTATTCCTGGCGATTTTCCGCTACGGGCTGTTCGACGCAGATTCGCTGGTGCGAAGAGGGCTGGTCTACGGCACGGTCGCCTTGCTGGTCATGATCCTGCTTTATGCGCTGCTGACGATGGCGCTACCCTGGTTCGAAAGCCTGCTGGGTCCGGATGCGAGCCACTGGATCGTTACCGGTATCGCGCTTCTGATCGGCATCCTTTTCAGACCCATCCGTCACGGTATCGAGCGCCTGGTCGAACGTGGCCTGTATCCCAAACGGCGCGCACTGCGCCATCGGCTGATCCGCGCCGCTGCCTCGCTATCCGTGCACAGCGAGCTCGATGCGCTGATTCAGCAACTGGCAGCCAACACACGCGAATCGCTCAATCTGAAGTGGGCTGCCGTGGTTGTGGTGGACAGTACCGGACAAGCCCTGCATTCAACATTCAGCGACGGTATCGATGGCGAAGCGCGTGAACACCTGGTCGACCTGCTCGATCTTCGCTCCGGCGCCTTCGCCCAACTCGAGCACTTGCGCCGTCCGTTGACTGTCAACCGCCTGCACCGCCGGGACCCGGCGGCGGCCGAGGCCTTGTCCGATGCCGGCGCGGAAGTGCTGGTCCCGCTGTTCTTCCAGCGCCGCATGATCGGCATACTCTGCCTCGGCAACAAGCAGAATGGCGAACTGTTCCGGCGCGAGGAAATCGAGTTGCTCGACCTGTTCTCCCACCAGGTCGCGACCAGCCTCGAGAACCTGCGCCTGTTCCAGGATGCCACTTACGAGGAACTGACCGGGCTGCTGAGGCGCGAAGCCGTGTTGCGCCAGCTCGAGGCCGAGGCGGCCCGGGCGGTGCGCAAGAGTACCCCGCTATCGGTGTTCATGATCGATCTCGATCATTTCAAGGCAGTCAATGATGCCCACGGCCATCTTTTCGGCGATCGCATTCTCGCCCGGGTGGCCGAAGCGATGCGCGAACGGATTCGCGCCGTCGACGCGCTTGGCCGCTACGGCGGGGAAGAGTTCCTGCTGGTCCTGCCCGAAACCGATCTCGATGGCGCGCTCAAGTTGGGCGAGGAACTGCGCCAGGCGGTCGCCGATCTCAAGTTCGAACCGGCGGACGGCAGCGCCACAGTCCGGGTCACCATCTCGATCGGTGTAGCCTCGGCCGGAGCCGGCCAGCAAGATGCCCTCCGGCTGGCCGCCGACCTGCTCGGCAGAGCCGATGCCGCCGTCTTTCGTGCCAAGACCGGGGGGCGAGACCGCGTCGTTCACCATGAGGCCGACTGA
- the greB gene encoding transcription elongation factor GreB: protein MTLARSPYITRAGHRRLQDEYKDLWQKKRPEVTRALSAAAAEGDRSENAEYIYRKKQLREIDRRVRYLQKRLDEVKPVPTREDRPDRIFFGATVTLAEDNGGEVRYRIVGVDETDAERGWISIDSPVALALLGRSIDDEVKVRTPAGTRRLEIIDIDYGEPVESD, encoded by the coding sequence GTGACCCTGGCTCGCAGTCCCTACATCACCCGCGCCGGGCATCGCAGGCTGCAGGATGAATACAAGGACCTGTGGCAGAAAAAGCGCCCCGAGGTCACCCGGGCGCTGAGCGCAGCGGCGGCGGAGGGCGACCGCTCCGAGAACGCCGAGTACATCTATCGCAAGAAGCAGCTGCGGGAAATCGATCGGCGCGTGCGCTACCTGCAAAAGCGCCTGGACGAGGTCAAGCCGGTCCCCACGCGGGAAGATCGGCCCGACCGGATCTTTTTCGGCGCGACCGTCACCCTGGCGGAAGATAACGGCGGCGAAGTCCGCTACCGCATCGTCGGCGTCGATGAAACCGACGCCGAACGCGGCTGGATTTCTATTGACTCGCCCGTGGCGCTGGCGCTTCTGGGGCGGTCGATCGACGACGAGGTCAAGGTACGCACACCCGCCGGTACGCGCCGCCTGGAAATCATCGACATCGATTACGGTGAGCCGGTCGAATCGGACTGA
- a CDS encoding class II fumarate hydratase: protein MSEFRTEKDSMGELKVPADALWGAQTQRAVDNFPISGQHMPAPFIRALGLIKAACAEANRELDLLDAERAAAIIEAAGKVAANEVDDQFPIDVYQTGSGTSSNMNANEVIAHLADPEGELGVHPNDHVNMGQSSNDVIPTAIQVSACLMAAEHLLPALHHLADVLGKRSQELADVAKTGRTHLMDAMPVTLGQELATWGCQVESADNRIRDALARMRYLPQGGTAVGTGINAHEEFGQRVAAALARSTGFEFDSADNKFEGIASQDAAVELSGQLKTLAVSLMKIANDLRWMNSGPLAGLGEIELEALQPGSSIMPGKVNPVIPEAVCMVAARVIGNDTTITVAGQSGNFQLNVMLPVIAASLLDSLTILGNAARLLADRAIASFKVREDKLEEALSRNPILVTALNPVIGYEKGAAAAKKAYAEGRPIIDVAAEMTDLSREELERLLDPVKLTRGGL from the coding sequence ATGAGCGAATTTCGGACCGAAAAGGACAGCATGGGTGAATTGAAAGTGCCGGCTGACGCACTCTGGGGCGCACAGACGCAGCGCGCCGTCGACAATTTCCCGATCAGCGGGCAGCACATGCCCGCACCCTTCATACGTGCCCTGGGCCTGATCAAGGCCGCCTGCGCCGAGGCCAATCGCGAGCTTGACTTGCTGGATGCCGAGCGTGCCGCAGCCATCATCGAGGCCGCTGGCAAGGTGGCCGCCAACGAAGTCGACGATCAATTTCCGATCGACGTCTACCAGACCGGTTCGGGCACCAGCTCGAACATGAACGCCAATGAAGTGATTGCACACCTGGCCGACCCGGAAGGCGAGCTGGGCGTTCATCCCAACGACCACGTCAACATGGGGCAAAGTTCCAACGACGTCATTCCCACGGCGATTCAGGTCAGTGCTTGCCTGATGGCCGCCGAACATCTGCTGCCCGCGCTACACCATCTGGCCGATGTGCTCGGGAAGCGTTCGCAAGAGCTTGCTGACGTGGCCAAGACCGGCCGCACCCACCTGATGGACGCCATGCCGGTGACCCTCGGCCAGGAACTGGCCACCTGGGGCTGCCAGGTGGAAAGCGCCGACAATCGCATCCGGGACGCCCTGGCGCGTATGCGCTACCTGCCGCAGGGCGGTACCGCCGTGGGTACGGGCATCAACGCTCACGAGGAGTTCGGTCAACGAGTGGCCGCGGCCCTGGCCCGCTCGACGGGCTTCGAATTCGACTCGGCCGACAACAAGTTCGAGGGCATTGCCAGCCAGGATGCGGCCGTGGAGCTATCCGGCCAGCTCAAGACCCTGGCGGTTTCGCTGATGAAGATCGCCAACGATCTGCGCTGGATGAATTCCGGTCCACTGGCCGGATTGGGCGAGATCGAGCTCGAGGCCCTGCAGCCCGGCAGCTCGATCATGCCGGGCAAGGTCAACCCGGTCATTCCCGAGGCGGTGTGCATGGTGGCCGCACGCGTGATCGGCAACGACACCACCATCACCGTTGCCGGGCAGTCGGGTAATTTTCAACTCAATGTCATGTTGCCGGTGATCGCCGCCAGCCTCCTCGACAGCCTGACTATCCTGGGTAATGCCGCGCGCCTGCTCGCCGACCGGGCGATCGCCAGCTTCAAGGTGCGCGAGGACAAGCTCGAGGAAGCGCTGTCGCGCAATCCCATCCTGGTGACCGCGCTCAACCCGGTCATCGGCTACGAAAAAGGGGCGGCAGCGGCCAAGAAGGCCTATGCCGAGGGTCGGCCCATCATCGACGTGGCTGCCGAAATGACCGATCTCTCGCGCGAGGAACTCGAGCGGCTGCTCGACCCTGTCAAGCTCACTCGCGGAGGTCTGTGA
- a CDS encoding acyltransferase gives MMVKLSDLARIIFGGALLAANSVVHILPLLLVALIKAVLPFTPVRQACNRVLMALAASWISVNSWLLDHFTATRIEVEGLPDKEMAGQMLVVCNHQSWVDIPVLQKLFNRRLPLLRFFLKSQLIWVPLLGLAWWALDFPFMKRYTREQIERRPELAGRDIAATRRACRKFRDLPVAIVNFVEGTRFTPDKHDTQNSPYRYLLKPRAGGLAFTLDAMGDALHTLVDVTIAYPDGRPSLADLLANRVGEIKVHVRQLPIPEHLRGGDYHNDPEYRRDIQDWINQLWRQKDSMLDKLQAVPSTD, from the coding sequence ATGATGGTCAAGCTGAGTGACTTGGCGCGCATAATCTTCGGCGGGGCTCTTCTGGCGGCCAATTCCGTGGTTCATATCCTGCCGCTGCTGCTGGTCGCACTGATCAAGGCAGTGCTGCCCTTCACCCCGGTGCGTCAGGCGTGCAACCGCGTGTTGATGGCATTGGCGGCGAGTTGGATCAGCGTCAATTCCTGGCTGCTTGATCACTTTACTGCCACACGCATCGAGGTCGAGGGCCTGCCCGACAAGGAAATGGCGGGGCAAATGCTGGTGGTGTGCAATCACCAGAGCTGGGTCGACATCCCTGTTCTTCAGAAGTTGTTCAACCGTCGCCTGCCCCTGCTACGCTTTTTTCTCAAGAGCCAGTTGATCTGGGTACCGCTGCTGGGACTGGCCTGGTGGGCGCTCGATTTTCCCTTCATGAAGCGCTACACACGCGAGCAGATCGAGCGCCGCCCGGAGCTGGCCGGACGCGACATCGCCGCCACCCGCCGCGCCTGCCGCAAGTTTCGCGACCTGCCCGTCGCCATCGTCAATTTCGTCGAGGGCACCCGTTTCACACCGGACAAGCACGACACCCAGAATTCGCCTTATCGCTATCTGCTCAAGCCCAGGGCCGGTGGTCTGGCCTTCACCCTGGATGCCATGGGCGATGCCCTGCACACCCTGGTCGACGTGACCATCGCCTACCCGGATGGCCGCCCGAGCCTGGCCGACCTGCTTGCCAACCGGGTTGGCGAGATCAAGGTTCACGTCCGCCAACTCCCGATACCGGAACACCTGCGCGGCGGCGACTACCACAACGACCCTGAGTACCGCCGCGACATCCAGGACTGGATCAACCAGCTCTGGCGCCAGAAGGACAGCATGCTCGACAAGCTTCAGGCCGTTCCCTCGACCGACTGA
- a CDS encoding amidohydrolase — protein MYRPILISLLALQFTTGAEAQQSSQDWHDYIDQRADTLQEQVVEWRRHFHANPELSNREFDTAETLAEFLHSLDMEVTTGVAHTGVVGVLQGGRPGPVVGLRADMDALPVPARAGLPFSPDVTSEYLGEEVPVSHACGHDSHMAMLMGVAQMLAERRDELPGTVKFIFQPAEEGTPPGEDGGAEMMVAEGVLTDPDVDVVFGQHIWAPSPAGQIGYRPAGTMAASDQFTITVHGKQTHGSTPWTGVDPITTAAQIVLGLNTVISRQTELTKAAAVISVGRVRAGVRNNIIPEEAELIGTIRTLDPDMQEKIHADIRRTAEHIAASQGAEVTVDIERGYPVTYNDPELTEAMAPSLRRVAGDKAVQIDALTAAEDFSYFQREVPGLYFFLGAAPEDVPLKEVAPHHTPDFRINEKAMETGVRALASLTLDYMLKHSD, from the coding sequence ATGTACCGGCCAATTCTGATCTCACTCCTGGCCCTGCAATTCACTACAGGCGCCGAAGCACAGCAATCATCACAAGACTGGCACGACTACATCGACCAGCGTGCCGACACGCTGCAGGAACAGGTGGTCGAATGGCGACGGCATTTCCACGCCAACCCCGAATTGTCCAACCGCGAATTCGACACGGCTGAGACCCTCGCCGAATTTCTGCACTCGCTCGACATGGAGGTGACCACGGGCGTGGCTCACACCGGCGTCGTGGGCGTTCTGCAAGGCGGGCGGCCCGGGCCGGTGGTCGGCCTGCGCGCCGACATGGATGCCCTGCCGGTGCCCGCACGGGCCGGCCTGCCCTTCTCGCCCGATGTCACCAGCGAGTACCTGGGCGAGGAAGTCCCCGTCTCGCACGCCTGCGGTCACGATTCGCATATGGCCATGCTGATGGGAGTCGCGCAGATGCTGGCCGAACGTCGCGATGAACTCCCCGGCACGGTCAAGTTCATCTTTCAGCCGGCCGAGGAAGGCACTCCGCCGGGCGAGGATGGCGGGGCCGAGATGATGGTCGCCGAAGGCGTCCTCACCGACCCGGACGTCGATGTGGTCTTCGGCCAGCATATCTGGGCGCCGTCGCCGGCCGGCCAGATCGGTTACCGCCCGGCCGGCACCATGGCGGCCTCCGACCAGTTCACCATCACCGTGCACGGCAAGCAGACGCACGGCTCCACCCCCTGGACCGGCGTCGACCCGATCACCACCGCCGCGCAGATCGTGCTCGGCCTGAACACCGTCATAAGCCGGCAGACCGAACTGACCAAGGCTGCCGCGGTCATCTCGGTCGGCCGGGTACGCGCCGGCGTGCGCAACAACATCATTCCCGAGGAGGCGGAACTGATCGGCACCATCCGCACCCTCGATCCCGACATGCAGGAGAAAATCCACGCCGACATCCGGCGCACCGCCGAGCACATCGCCGCCAGCCAGGGCGCGGAAGTCACGGTCGACATCGAGCGCGGCTACCCGGTGACCTACAACGATCCCGAACTGACCGAGGCGATGGCCCCCAGCCTGCGGCGCGTGGCTGGCGACAAGGCCGTGCAGATCGACGCCCTGACCGCGGCCGAGGATTTCTCCTATTTCCAGCGCGAGGTACCGGGCCTGTATTTCTTCCTGGGTGCCGCGCCCGAGGATGTTCCGCTCAAGGAGGTCGCGCCGCACCACACGCCCGACTTCCGCATCAACGAGAAGGCGATGGAAACCGGCGTGCGCGCGCTGGCGAGCCTGACGCTGGATTACATGCTGAAACACAGCGATTGA
- a CDS encoding FAD/NAD(P)-binding oxidoreductase produces MSRVTVIGSGFAALTAVRTLRRANPELGIDVVSPRSELIYYPGTIWIPTGKRQPEDLIVPLDRFFERMRVKHHATHANGLSDDGRTVHTEAGDIANDGLIIACGGQFLKKLPGIEHSFLPCGGPREIARARDRLHAMQSGSIAFGFAGNPKEPSAMRGGPVFEFLFGIDTWLRKQKCRDRFTLHFFSPAEKPGQRLGGKAVDRLLGEMQKRGIRTHLGRKPKRFSEDGVETETERFAADLILFMPGMTGNDWFDDTSLPRSDGGMIRADEHCRVGGFERVYVAGDAGSFPGPGWMPKQAHMADLQAEAAARNLLAELGGRPIAATFKSELMCIVDLYDRGILVTRSEKANRTLPPLRAMHWAKRLFEWRYLRQYR; encoded by the coding sequence ATGTCACGCGTAACCGTCATCGGATCCGGATTCGCCGCCCTGACTGCGGTTCGCACACTGCGGCGTGCGAATCCCGAGCTCGGGATCGATGTCGTGTCCCCACGATCCGAACTGATCTACTACCCGGGAACAATCTGGATTCCCACCGGAAAGCGTCAGCCCGAAGACCTGATCGTGCCGCTGGATCGCTTTTTCGAGCGCATGCGGGTAAAGCACCATGCCACGCATGCCAACGGACTGTCAGACGACGGGCGGACGGTACACACCGAAGCCGGCGATATTGCCAACGACGGGTTGATCATCGCCTGCGGCGGTCAGTTCCTCAAGAAACTGCCCGGGATCGAACACAGTTTCCTGCCCTGCGGCGGGCCTCGGGAGATTGCCCGGGCACGCGACCGCCTGCACGCCATGCAATCGGGCTCGATCGCATTCGGCTTTGCCGGCAACCCGAAAGAACCTTCGGCCATGCGCGGGGGGCCGGTGTTCGAATTCCTGTTCGGCATCGACACCTGGCTGCGCAAGCAAAAATGTCGCGACCGCTTCACGCTGCACTTCTTCAGCCCCGCCGAAAAGCCGGGGCAGCGCCTCGGCGGAAAAGCCGTCGACCGCCTGCTCGGGGAAATGCAAAAGCGGGGGATTCGCACTCACCTGGGTCGCAAACCCAAGCGTTTCAGCGAAGACGGCGTGGAAACCGAAACCGAGCGTTTCGCCGCCGACCTGATCCTGTTCATGCCCGGCATGACCGGTAACGACTGGTTCGACGATACGTCCCTGCCGCGTTCCGACGGCGGCATGATCCGCGCCGACGAGCACTGCCGGGTCGGCGGCTTCGAGCGGGTCTATGTTGCCGGAGATGCCGGTTCCTTCCCGGGCCCGGGGTGGATGCCCAAGCAGGCGCACATGGCCGACCTGCAGGCCGAGGCCGCGGCCAGGAACCTGCTGGCCGAGCTGGGCGGCCGTCCGATCGCGGCCACCTTCAAGAGCGAATTGATGTGCATTGTCGACCTTTACGATCGCGGCATCCTGGTCACGCGCAGCGAGAAGGCCAACCGCACCCTGCCTCCACTCAGGGCCATGCACTGGGCCAAACGCCTGTTCGAGTGGCGCTACCTGCGGCAGTACCGCTGA